The Phocoena sinus isolate mPhoSin1 chromosome 12, mPhoSin1.pri, whole genome shotgun sequence genome includes a window with the following:
- the NUS1 gene encoding dehydrodolichyl diphosphate synthase complex subunit NUS1 isoform X1, with protein sequence MRSGRAAGVGERRAPGRHESMTGLYELVWRVLHALLCLHRTLTSWLRVRFGTWNWIWRRCCRAASAAVLAPLGFTLPKLLAVGRNGRNRRHHRHPRGGPTPVAAHPRLRWRADGRSLEKLPVHMGLVITEEEQEPSFSDIASLVVWCMAVGISYISVYDHQGIFKRNNSRLMDEILKQQQELLGLDCSKYSPEFANSNDKDDQVLNCQSAVKVLSPEDGKADIVRAAQDFCQLVAQQQKKCTDLDVDMLDSLLSSNGFPDPDLVLKFGPVDSTLGFLPWHIRLTEIVSLPSHLNISYEDFFSALCQYAACEQRLGK encoded by the exons ATGAGAAGCGGTCGCGCCGCGGGTGTAGGAGAGAGGAGGGCGCCCGGGCGCCACGAGAGTATGACGGGGCTGTACGAGCTGGTGTGGCGGGTGCTGCACGCTCTGCTCTGCCTGCACCGCACGCTCACCTCCTGGCTCCGTGTTCGGTTCGGCACCTGGAACTGGATCTGGCGGCGCTGCTGTCGGGCCGCCTCCGCCGCGGTCCTAGCGCCGCTCGGTTTCACGCTCCCCAAGCTCCTGGCTGTCGGCAGGAACGGCAGGAACCGCCGTCACCACCGGCATCCGCGCGGGGGGCCGACCCCGGTCGCCGCCCACCCGCGGCTACGCTGGCGCGCGGACGGCCGTTCCCTGGAGAAGCTGCCTGTGCACATGGGCCTGGTGATCACCGAGGAGGAGCAGGAGCCCAGCTTCTCGGACATCGCAAGCCTCGTGGTGTGGTGTATGGCCGTGGGCATTTCTTACATTAGCGTCTACGACCACCAAG gtattttcaaaagaaataattccAGATTGatggatgaaattttaaaacaacagcagGAACTCCTGGGCTTAGATTGTTCCAAATACTCACCAGAGTTTGCAAATAGTAATGACAAAGATGATCAAG ttttaaatTGCCAATCGGCAGTGAAGGTGCTGTCCCCAGAAGATGGAAAAGCAGATATTGTGAGAGCTGCTCAAGACTTCTGCCAGTTAGTAGCTCAGCAGCAAAAGAAATGCACAGATTTGGATGTAGATATGTTAGACAGTTTACTTA GTTCAAATGGTTTCCCTGATCCTGATTTAGTATTGAAGTTTGGTCCTGTGGACAGCACACTAGGCTTTCTTCCCTGGCACATCAGGTTGACTGAGATTGT ctctttGCCTTCCCACCTGAACATCAGTTATGAGgactttttctctgccctttgtcAATATGCAGCCTGTGAACAGCGTCTGGGAAAATAG
- the NUS1 gene encoding dehydrodolichyl diphosphate synthase complex subunit NUS1 isoform X2: MRSGRAAGVGERRAPGRHESMTGLYELVWRVLHALLCLHRTLTSWLRVRFGTWNWIWRRCCRAASAAVLAPLGFTLPKLLAVGRNGRNRRHHRHPRGGPTPVAAHPRLRWRADGRSLEKLPVHMGLVITEEEQEPSFSDIASLVVWCMAVGISYISVYDHQGIFKRNNSRLMDEILKQQQELLGLDCSKYSPEFANSNDKDDQVLNCQSAVKVLSPEDGKADIVRAAQDFCQLVAQQQKKCTDLDVDMLDSLLTLCLPT, translated from the exons ATGAGAAGCGGTCGCGCCGCGGGTGTAGGAGAGAGGAGGGCGCCCGGGCGCCACGAGAGTATGACGGGGCTGTACGAGCTGGTGTGGCGGGTGCTGCACGCTCTGCTCTGCCTGCACCGCACGCTCACCTCCTGGCTCCGTGTTCGGTTCGGCACCTGGAACTGGATCTGGCGGCGCTGCTGTCGGGCCGCCTCCGCCGCGGTCCTAGCGCCGCTCGGTTTCACGCTCCCCAAGCTCCTGGCTGTCGGCAGGAACGGCAGGAACCGCCGTCACCACCGGCATCCGCGCGGGGGGCCGACCCCGGTCGCCGCCCACCCGCGGCTACGCTGGCGCGCGGACGGCCGTTCCCTGGAGAAGCTGCCTGTGCACATGGGCCTGGTGATCACCGAGGAGGAGCAGGAGCCCAGCTTCTCGGACATCGCAAGCCTCGTGGTGTGGTGTATGGCCGTGGGCATTTCTTACATTAGCGTCTACGACCACCAAG gtattttcaaaagaaataattccAGATTGatggatgaaattttaaaacaacagcagGAACTCCTGGGCTTAGATTGTTCCAAATACTCACCAGAGTTTGCAAATAGTAATGACAAAGATGATCAAG ttttaaatTGCCAATCGGCAGTGAAGGTGCTGTCCCCAGAAGATGGAAAAGCAGATATTGTGAGAGCTGCTCAAGACTTCTGCCAGTTAGTAGCTCAGCAGCAAAAGAAATGCACAGATTTGGATGTAGATATGTTAGACAGTTTACTTA ctctttGCCTTCCCACCTGA